Within the Amyelois transitella isolate CPQ chromosome 3, ilAmyTran1.1, whole genome shotgun sequence genome, the region GATCCATGCTCAAAGGCATACCCGGGCTCTTCTCcggagtggtgaggatgcaaccgggacttaagccaagaggaagaagataagTTAGGTAGGAATCATTACACAACACACAATACACATAATTTCCGGCacattaaaataagattaCTCAATACATCCAGTTTTCTTCATATGCAGGTTTAaattctcacgatgttttccatcGCAGacgaaaaaataacaaaccttTGCTCCTAAAGCGATTGCGGCTAAAGCGACAGCTGTTCCAATTTCTTGACCAGAATATCCAACAGGGATATCAAAGGTGTTCTTATAATCTTGCAGCACGGTCAGATTGCAATCTTCGTAGGGTACAGGATACGCCGATATGCAGTGCAATAGACAGAAATTCTTGTGTTGTGCTGATATTATGTCGTAAATTGTCTTTACAGCGCTTTTATCTACCATCCCCGTGGATATAATCAATGGCACTTTCTTAGAAGCGGCGTATTTGAGAAACAGCAAGTTGTTTGAGTCTCCCGATCCTATTTTTATGAATGGCACTTTAATATTGACTAGGAAGTCGAACGAGACCTGAAATGTAACAATAGTAAATTGTTTAAAGAAATTTGgcgaatgtttaaaattattaagctCAACTTGACCTTTAGTCTTTTAGACTCTATCTACccagtaaggaataaagatgtgattatgtaGACAGTTAACTCACCATGTCCATAGCGGATGCAGTAAATAAAATGCCCACTTCTTGGGCATATTTAAACAGTTCCCTGTACtgattttctgaaaattctaGATGTCTCTTGTGGTCCCCATAAGTCTCTCCCCAAGAGTTTGGATTATTATATGGTCTCtctaaatatttctttgtgaatttttctttgagacaagttttttgaaatttcacgCAGCTGGCGCCGGCATCCTGAAACATTGATGAAACATGGTAGCTGAACAAAAATTCaacgataaatatatatagcatATTTCCAGAGATGATACAAAGGCAAATAGCAttgatgtatgtattcttttaaaagttattttatttatttataactcacAACTGTCATTACAGAAAATTAAAGAAGTTATAATTAAgagatcaatatttttttcttgttaataAGATAACATGAAATATTATGACAAAATTATAACCTATTGTGGTCGCATAAGGAAGATtgcgtatattttttttctatcaagtCGTTTATTGTCTGTTCAGTGTAGTTACTTATGTGTTGTTTGTTTACATCTGTGGAAGACAGCTGGTTATCTCAATACGACAAGTGCCGATTTCTCAACCGTTTGTCACGTTTCCGACTTCAACGTATGAAGTAATcagaatatatatctactTACTTAAATTGTACAGGAATAATATTCTTATTCACAATTTGAATTGTATCATAAGTAGGGTAGGCCCTAAACAGTCGACATGAAACTTgcataaagatatttataaatgtggacgaaccaaaaaaaaattatttatctacatctttgtagtctctgcctactacTTTTGGGATAGAGGCATTActttatgtagatatgtatgtcGATACAATTGGCATAGCAACATCTAGCAATTGTAGATAAAGTTGAAGaccttgaaaaataattcttgCCACCAATTGAGatcaatttgtttgaaaacaaacttaattCATTTCAATAAAGAGGCATAGTATGCTTctacttaaattttgttttaggaaGAGGAAGTTGGTGTTTTTAAGGAACTAAACAGAGAACATAaacacaaattcaaaatttgttgATCCGTGACTTGCGTTTccaaacaataacaaaagcgCGAGAGGCGCTGAAGTAacgttgtttttgttattacaGAATTAATGGCGAGAGCACAATGTCTCGTGTCGCTTTTGCTTTGTTTCTTTCTTACGAACAAAGAATCTTAAAACCGACACTTACCTTAGCCGCTTTTATCAACTTTTTTGCAATTTCAATGTCACCTTGGTGGTTTTGTCCTACTTCCGCTATTATAAAACAGGGATTTTTGCCGCCAACTTTGATGTCGTCGGTTATCTTGACTTCAACCATGTTGTCAGCTGTTACGCGCGATCCATAAACACAAACAATGCCGAACCGGCCCTCGGAACAAACTGGACGTAGTGAAGGCAGC harbors:
- the LOC106138180 gene encoding sialic acid synthase, encoding MVEVKITDDIKVGGKNPCFIIAEVGQNHQGDIEIAKKLIKAAKDAGASCVKFQKTCLKEKFTKKYLERPYNNPNSWGETYGDHKRHLEFSENQYRELFKYAQEVGILFTASAMDMVSFDFLVNIKVPFIKIGSGDSNNLLFLKYAASKKVPLIISTGMVDKSAVKTIYDIISAQHKNFCLLHCISAYPVPYEDCNLTVLQDYKNTFDIPVGYSGQEIGTAVALAAIALGAKVLEKHITLDKTMKGTDHVCSLTPPEFQQLVRDVRVIEASLGTPIKKVVTSEIPCIDKLQKSLVMGSTKNKGEILYPGDVKIKVAEPKGLNALHFEEVIYKTLVVDKKEDEPLHEGDFCQ